In the genome of Nocardioides seonyuensis, one region contains:
- a CDS encoding dienelactone hydrolase family protein, which translates to MTEEAPDMADVLLYHHIQGLTDGVRAFADDLRQAGHTVHTPDLFDGRTFDSIEEGFEFARRTGLDEVRERGAAAAADLGPGLVYAGFSFGVTIAQRLAQTRPGARGALLMYSCIPVAEFGQAWPEGVPVQIHGKEGDEFFDEDLPAARELAASTTAAELFVYPGDQHLFADPSLDAYDPEAAGLLMERVRAFLASV; encoded by the coding sequence ATGACCGAGGAAGCTCCTGACATGGCTGACGTGCTGCTCTACCACCACATCCAGGGCCTCACCGACGGGGTGCGCGCCTTCGCCGACGACCTGCGGCAGGCCGGACACACCGTCCACACACCCGACCTGTTCGACGGGCGCACGTTCGACAGCATCGAGGAAGGATTCGAGTTCGCCCGCCGCACGGGGCTCGACGAGGTACGCGAGCGTGGCGCCGCGGCAGCAGCGGATCTCGGTCCCGGGCTCGTCTACGCCGGCTTCTCCTTCGGCGTGACGATCGCCCAGCGGCTCGCACAGACGCGGCCCGGCGCGCGCGGGGCACTGCTCATGTACTCCTGCATCCCGGTCGCCGAGTTCGGACAGGCATGGCCGGAGGGCGTGCCGGTGCAGATCCACGGGAAGGAGGGCGACGAGTTCTTCGACGAGGACCTGCCGGCCGCCCGCGAGCTCGCCGCCTCCACGACGGCCGCCGAGCTGTTCGTCTATCCCGGCGACCAGCACCTGTTCGCCGACCCCTCGCTCGACGCCTACGACCCCGAGGCGGCCGGGCTGCTCATGGAGCGGGTGCGCGCCTTCCTAGCCTCGGTCTGA